One window from the genome of Sardina pilchardus chromosome 12, fSarPil1.1, whole genome shotgun sequence encodes:
- the tcf21 gene encoding transcription factor 21, which produces MSTGSISDVDDFQDAELLDGLLKFGSGNSSGTSHESAEESSNCEGAGASEHTGTATSAKRRKTSNSRKSASNGVAHEGKQVQRNAANARERARMRVLSKAFSRLKTTLPWVPADTKLSKLDTLRLASSYIAHLRQILANDKYDNGYIHPVNLTWPFMVAGKPENDLKEMLNSPRLCGTTAS; this is translated from the exons ATGTCCACGGGTTCCATCAGCGACGTCGACGACTTTCAGGATGCAGAGCTTTTGGACGGTCTTCTGAAGTTCGGCTCGGGGAACAGCTCTGGCACGTCGCACGAGAGCGCGGAGGAAAGCTCCAACTGCGAGGGCGCTGGCGCCTCAGAACACACCGGAACTGCCACATCTGCAAAACGGAGGAAAACTTCAAACTCGCGGAAGTCAGCATCTAACGGCGTGGCTCACGAGGGCAAACAGGTCCAGAGGAATGCGGCCAACGCCAGGGAAAGAGCGAGGATGCGCGTGCTCAGCAAAGCCTTCTCGCGGTTGAAGACAACTTTACCATGGGTGCCAGCGGACACTAAACTCTCCAAACTGGACACATTACGTTTGGCCTCCAGCTACATAGCACATCTCCGACAAATACTGGCCAATGACAAATATGATAACGGATACATCCATCCAGTTAATCTG ACTTGGCCTTTCATGGTGGCGGGGAAACCGGAGAATGACCTGAAAGAGATGCTCAACTCCCCTCGATTATGTGGCACAACGGCATCCTGA